In Lactuca sativa cultivar Salinas chromosome 5, Lsat_Salinas_v11, whole genome shotgun sequence, the DNA window TGGTGACTTATGTGGGCCAGTTACCCCTTCAACCCCCTCTGTTAACAAATACTTCATGTTGATGGTTGATGATTTCAGTCGGGTAATGTGGGTATACCTGTTGAAATCTAAGGATGAGGCTCTACAAGTATTTAAGAACTTTAGAAGAAAAGTAGAGACTGAAGCAGGGGAAAAGGTAAAAGTGTTCAGAACCGATCATGGAGGAGAATTCCTATCAAAGGAATTCATGAAGTACTGTGAAGAAACTGGGCTAGAGAGACAGTACACGTCTCCCTACTCTCCACAGCAAAATGGAGTAGTAAAGAGATGTAATCAGACTATATTGGAGATGGTAAGATGCAATTTAAAGACAATGTCTGTGCCAAATGCACTATGGGGAGAAGTTGTAGCATACTCTGTTTATGTCTTGAACAGAGCTCACACGAAAGCCTTGATGGATATGAGTCCCTAGGAAATGTGGTCAGGAAGAAAGCCCCACATAGCGCATCTCAGGGTGTTTGGTTGCGTAGCCCATATGAAAATTGTCAAAGGGCATTTGAGGAAACTTGAAGACAGAAGTATGCCCCTGGTTCATCTCGGTGTAGAAAAAGGGTCAAAATCCTATAGGCTTCTGGACCCGGACACTGGGAAGTTGTATGTGCGTCGTGATGTCGTATTCGAAGAAGATCGAACATGGATATGGGAGAAGAGTGTTAAGATCAAGGCGACACCAGGAGTAATTTTCACTGCCGAAGGCTTTTATCTCGATGGCAACATCCATGATGACGATGGAGAATGGTCATCAGACACACCAGGTCAAGAAATTAGGTCAGAACAAGAAGTTGGATCGCCCTCCACTTGGGCCAATAGTGAGCAGTCAAACAGGCCGGGTCACCCAAAAGTAAGCCCACCGGATAGTACGACACCAACAAATACCCCAGTCACGCCCAATTCTCATATCGCGATTGATCCATCGACTCAGGCAGCGACTCCGAGCACCGCTTCTAGCTCTACGGGTGGTGGTGCTCCAAAGCGGTTCATGCTTCTTACAGATTTGTACGAAAGAACATATGAAATTCATATACCCCCTGAAGATCTTATGCTGGTACGAAGCGATGAAGAACCTACATCGTATCTTGAGGCTAGTAGGAAAAAGGAGTGGCGAGAAGCGATGGATGCAGAATTAGCTTCAATCGAAAAAATAACACTTGGAGGTTGGTTGATCTACAAAAGAATCGCAAAGCTATTAGACTGAAGTGGGTATTCAAAATGACAGGATTGTAGCGAAGGGTTACGTTCAAAGGCATGGGATCGACTATGATGAGGTATTTGCTGCAGTGGCCCGAATTGACATAATTCGCCTCATCCTAGCTCTAGTAGGTTCTAATGGGTGGAAGGTTCACCATTTGGATGTCAAATCGGCATTCTTAAATGGAAACCTGGAAGAAGAGGTCTACGTTTTCCAACCAGAAGGTTATCAGAAGAAGGGCCAAGCTCATAAGGTGTTCAAATTATCTAAAGCCCTTTATGGGCTCAAACAAGCTCCTAGGGCTTGGAATGCTTGCCTTGATCGACACCTGAAGAACATTGGCTTTACAAGATGTTCCCATGAGTACTCAGTCTACACCAAGAGGTATGAAGGGAATACTTTAATTATAGGAGTGTATGTAGATGACCTGCTTCTGACAGGAAGCTGCCCTAAAAGTGTCCAAATGTTCAAAAAGGACATGAATACCAAGTTTGAAATGAGTGATTTGGGACTCTTGACTCATTACTTGGCAATTGAAGTGAACCAAAAAGGAGATGGGATTACTCTGAAATAGGGGTCATATGCTAAAAACTTGCATATCAAAACAGGTATGCAAGATTGTAATCCCATAAAGACCCCTATGGAACACAAGCTCAAACTCTGGAAAGAAGATAAATCTGAATCGGTGAATCCCACAGAGTATCGAAGCATAGTTGGTGGACTGAGGTATCTAACTCATACCAGGCCAGACATATCCTTTGTTGTGGGAATTGTAGGTCGATTTATAGAGAATCCAACTGTGAATCACCTACAGGAAGTGAAGGGTATCTTAAGATACATAAAGAGCACATTGAATTTTGGTCTGAAGTACTTAAGAGGAAAAGAAAATGTCACACTAAATGGGTACACAGATAGTGACTTAGCAAATGATGTCAATGATCGAAGAAGCATAGGAGGCATTGCGTTCTATGTGAATGAGAACTTGATCACATGGGCATCACAGAAGCAGAGGTGTGTGGCACTCTCTACCTGTGAAGCCAAATTTATGGTTGCCACCATGGCAGCCTGCCAAGGAATTTGGC includes these proteins:
- the LOC122197967 gene encoding secreted RxLR effector protein 161-like, whose translation is MEHKLKLWKEDKSESVNPTEYRSIVGGLRYLTHTRPDISFVVGIVGRFIENPTVNHLQEVKGILRYIKSTLNFGLKYLRGKENVTLNGYTDSDLANDVNDRRSIGGIAFYVNENLITWASQKQRCVALSTCEAKFMVATMAACQGIWLRRLISEITGQKMPPVELKVDNKSSLDLMKNPVFHGRSKHIDIRFHFIRECVANGDISVTHVCSKEQKADVLTKSLGRLKFEEMRSLLGVVKT